From a single Eleginops maclovinus isolate JMC-PN-2008 ecotype Puerto Natales chromosome 18, JC_Emac_rtc_rv5, whole genome shotgun sequence genomic region:
- the LOC134880520 gene encoding porphobilinogen deaminase-like isoform X1: MEQGPYKYIRDGNGKVSRVIRIGTRKSQLARIQTDSVADKLKELYPELNLEIVAMSTIGDKILDTALSKIGEKSLFTKELENALERNEVDLVVHSLKDLPTTLPAGFTIGAVLKRENPHDAVVLHPKHVGKTLDTLPDNSVIGTSSLRRAAQLKKRFPHLEFKDIRGNLNTRLKKLDEKDDYAAIILAAAGLRRMGWDNRISQILGPEDCMYAVGQGALAVEVRARDLDILENVSVLHHPETVLRCITERAFLRHLEGGCSVPVAVNTEVKDSQLYLTGAVYSLDGSDSLKETMQTSIAADDKSVDEEVDERVQRVGVTASKISGAAQDRAEKLGIDLANLLLSKGAKEILTVARQLNDAR; this comes from the exons ATGGAGCAAGGACCTTACAAGTACATAAGG GATGGAAATGGCAAGGTTAGTCGTGTCATTCGGATTGGAACCCGCAAGAGCCAG TTGGCTCGCATCCAGACTGACAGCGTGGCAGACAAGTTGAAGGAGCTGTACCCTGAACTAAACCTGGAAATAG TTGCCATGTCAACGATAGGAGACAAAATCCTCGACACAGCTTTATCAAAG ATTGGAGAAAAGAGTCTGTTCACCAAAGAGTTGGAGAATGCTCTGGAGAGGAATGA GGTGGACCTGGTTGTTCACTCCCTGAAAGACCTCCCCACCACCCTGCCTGCAGGATTCACCATCGGGGCCGTGCTCAA GAGGGAAAACCCCCATGATGCAGTAGTGCTACACCCCAAACATGTTGGCAAAACTCTTGACACTCTGCCAGACAACAG TGTGATCGGCACCAGCTCACTGCGCCGCGCCGCCCAGCTGAAGAAGAGGTTCCCACACCTGGAGTTCAAAGATATT CGTGGGAACCTGAACACGCGTCTGAAGAAGCTGGATGAGAAGGACGACTACGCCGCCATCATCCTGGCGGCGGCCGGCCTCCGGAGAATGGGCTGGGACAACCGCATCAGCCAG ATCCTGGGTCCTGAAGACTGTATGTACGCTGTTGGACAG GGGGCTCTGGCAGTGGAGGTTCGAGCCAGAGATTTAGACATCCTGGAGAATGTGTCGGTTCTCCATCACCCGGAAACTGTGCTGCGCTGCATCACTGAGAGAGCTTTCCTCAGACACCTg GAGGGTGGGTGCAGTGTTCCGGTGGCAGTAAACACTGAGGTGAAAGACTCTCAG CTCTACCTGACGGGGGCAGTGTACAGCCTGGATGGCTCAGACAGTCTGAAGGAAACCATGCAGACAAGCATCGCTGCTGATGACAAG AGCGTAGACGAGGAAGTGGACGAGCGTGTGCAGCGTGTCGGAGTGACAGCCAGCAAGATCTCCGGTGCGGCCCAGGACCGGGCTGAGAAGCTGGGGATAGACCTTGCCAACCTTCTGCTGAGCAAAGGAGCCAAGGAGATCCTGACGGTGGCCCGGCAGCTCAACGATGCCAGATAA
- the LOC134880520 gene encoding porphobilinogen deaminase-like isoform X2, whose translation MSGEGTSLDGNGKVSRVIRIGTRKSQLARIQTDSVADKLKELYPELNLEIVAMSTIGDKILDTALSKIGEKSLFTKELENALERNEVDLVVHSLKDLPTTLPAGFTIGAVLKRENPHDAVVLHPKHVGKTLDTLPDNSVIGTSSLRRAAQLKKRFPHLEFKDIRGNLNTRLKKLDEKDDYAAIILAAAGLRRMGWDNRISQILGPEDCMYAVGQGALAVEVRARDLDILENVSVLHHPETVLRCITERAFLRHLEGGCSVPVAVNTEVKDSQLYLTGAVYSLDGSDSLKETMQTSIAADDKSVDEEVDERVQRVGVTASKISGAAQDRAEKLGIDLANLLLSKGAKEILTVARQLNDAR comes from the exons ATGTCGGGGGAAGGAACTTCTTTG GATGGAAATGGCAAGGTTAGTCGTGTCATTCGGATTGGAACCCGCAAGAGCCAG TTGGCTCGCATCCAGACTGACAGCGTGGCAGACAAGTTGAAGGAGCTGTACCCTGAACTAAACCTGGAAATAG TTGCCATGTCAACGATAGGAGACAAAATCCTCGACACAGCTTTATCAAAG ATTGGAGAAAAGAGTCTGTTCACCAAAGAGTTGGAGAATGCTCTGGAGAGGAATGA GGTGGACCTGGTTGTTCACTCCCTGAAAGACCTCCCCACCACCCTGCCTGCAGGATTCACCATCGGGGCCGTGCTCAA GAGGGAAAACCCCCATGATGCAGTAGTGCTACACCCCAAACATGTTGGCAAAACTCTTGACACTCTGCCAGACAACAG TGTGATCGGCACCAGCTCACTGCGCCGCGCCGCCCAGCTGAAGAAGAGGTTCCCACACCTGGAGTTCAAAGATATT CGTGGGAACCTGAACACGCGTCTGAAGAAGCTGGATGAGAAGGACGACTACGCCGCCATCATCCTGGCGGCGGCCGGCCTCCGGAGAATGGGCTGGGACAACCGCATCAGCCAG ATCCTGGGTCCTGAAGACTGTATGTACGCTGTTGGACAG GGGGCTCTGGCAGTGGAGGTTCGAGCCAGAGATTTAGACATCCTGGAGAATGTGTCGGTTCTCCATCACCCGGAAACTGTGCTGCGCTGCATCACTGAGAGAGCTTTCCTCAGACACCTg GAGGGTGGGTGCAGTGTTCCGGTGGCAGTAAACACTGAGGTGAAAGACTCTCAG CTCTACCTGACGGGGGCAGTGTACAGCCTGGATGGCTCAGACAGTCTGAAGGAAACCATGCAGACAAGCATCGCTGCTGATGACAAG AGCGTAGACGAGGAAGTGGACGAGCGTGTGCAGCGTGTCGGAGTGACAGCCAGCAAGATCTCCGGTGCGGCCCAGGACCGGGCTGAGAAGCTGGGGATAGACCTTGCCAACCTTCTGCTGAGCAAAGGAGCCAAGGAGATCCTGACGGTGGCCCGGCAGCTCAACGATGCCAGATAA